The Sinomicrobium kalidii region TTATTATCTCTATAGATCACATGTGTGGAGTATGGCTCTTTAATAAGAAAAGTTATGCCAATAGTACTTTAGCAAAAACGAACTATAAGGGATGCATCGGGGAATGCTCTGGCCATTTATCAGGGAACTTCGGCAAAGGAATATCCTATTTATGGCAGTGGCCGCCTCGGAGTGTATTTTAAACAGGGAGGTACTGCAATTTACCAAGTGGCTGACCATTTGGGGAATGTACGGGCTTTGATACAGGATGATGGGAATCTGGCCGGAGCTACGGATTTTTATCCGGGAGGCATGTCTATGCCAGGAAGAAAGTTAACTGACGCTGCAGGTTACCGATACGGTTACCAGGGAGAGTTCGCCGAGACTGATGCTGAAACCGGAAAACCTGCTTTTGAGTTGCGGTTATACGACCCAAGGATAAACCGGTGGTTGAGTCCGGATTTATATGGTCAATATTATTCTCCATATCTGTCTATGGGAAATAATTGGGCCAATGAGATAGACCCGGATGGAGGGTTTTCAGATTGTCCGGATTGCCCCGATCCGGTTACGGGAGGTTATACTGAAGGGCAATCGTATTTATCTTCCGATGGAAATTCGTATCTGCATTTGGGAGATTTTGGATGGGCAAGTGCGCCGGAAGTGCAGGTTGGTCCTGGTGCTGGATTCTCTTTAGTTGGTTCAGGTGCGCCGGCATACAATTTTGGGGATAAAATTGCCCCTGCCATATGGGAATTATCGGGATTTGATCATTTAAAAGCTGAAATAGCGGAGAATGTAAATGGGTATCGTACGGTATCCCAATTCGAAGGAAACTATTTAATTAATGATGCGGGGCGTACGTTTCAATTTGAGCCCTCCAGTAACATAAAAGGAGGAGCAGGAGCTATTGAATTAATTGCCGGAGGGCCAACTAGGGCCATACAAGGAATAAATTTACTAACGAAAGGTTCAAAGGCTCTTCATAAGCATCATGTTTTGCCACAACAATTCAGAAAATGGTTTTCTTCTCGTGGAATAAAAAATATAGATGATTACGCAATTGAAATAAGTCAATCAACACATTTAAGAGGAGTTCACGGAAGAGGTTTTGGAAAACTGCCCGGGAGATGGAACAAAGAATGGAAAGAATTTATAAAGACAAATCCTAATGCTACACCATCAGAAATTTTTCACAAAGCAGAAGGAATGTTAAAAGATTTTGGATTAGAACATCTTCCATATATCAAATATTAAGCACTTGAAATCATGAACAATATCTCTACAAAAGGTGAGAATATCTCATTAAAAATAAATGAAATATATTTTGTTATAGATGCCCTGTATTTGGATGAAATTAAAGAAAAAATAGATAAACTACAAATTGATAATTTAGAGCAAGACATAAAAGAAATTGTTTTTCCCTATACTGATACCCCTTTCGGGAAATTCATCACTTTTGAAAATTTATTTGAGATAATTAGAATTAAAAAAGCTAGCTATGACGAATATAGAGATTTTAATGAGAATTATTTTTCAACAGATACTGGTCTTTTGGTAATAATAAGAAAATCAATACTCATTGAATTTGCTAGAGAGTTTAATTATGATGATTTGTTAGATACTAATATGGATGATATAAATTTAACTTATTGGCATGAAGTTACGAGGTCATTTGAGAAACAGGATATTGCATTGATACTAGCCCCAGGAATAGAATCGGATTTTGAATTTAAGGGCAGCGGTTTTTACAAAATAAAGTAATTTCTTTTCTGAATAGAGTACCAAGCTACTTTAACATTTGCGGCCATTATAGGAACAGACACAAATGGAGGAATACAACAAGTATATTTTCCTAAATATCCTGACCAGATGTCTGTTTATGGTTCTGTAGACAGCGGCCTAAAGATTACTACAGAATTGGATGTTTCTGCAGGTGTTGGACAAAATTATTTTGTATCTTATTATGATGGGAACACAAAAGATATAACTCCTCAGGAGTACGCAGGAAGGTATTGGGCTATAGAAGGAGCAATTGGAGCATCGGTTGGATTAAACCTCGAAGGACGGGTAGGATATTCTCAAAGTGATCAGGATCGATATGAGGGAAGATGGCATACAGTCTATTTAGGGAAGAGTGTAAGCATTGGCGCTCAACTAGGGACTACTTCTGGTATTTCAGGTTCCATAGCTCATCAGCAGGGAATATCTAAGCATCTTATCAATTATCCATTTCCAGTGAATAGATTTATTCGGCAATTAAAAAATTAAAAATATGAGTAAGAAAATAAAACTGTGGTTTATTTTTTTTGGGATGCCGGTTTTTGCCATTGTTGCTGGGACAGTAATATATTTGAACAATAAAAGGGACAAACAAAAATGGGAAGTTTATTCCAAGCAATATTGGGAACAATGTGATGTAGAGTTTTGTGGAGTGGTTACAAGTAAAAAGGAAATTTATAGAGGAGCTGGATATGTTTGTTTGGATTTAGCTTATGCTAATAAACCCAGTGGGTATACTTTATATATTAATGATAAAGTTTTTGTATGCCAGATAAAAGACGATAAGATTCTTTTTGTTACAGAAGCAGTTCAATTAGAAGTTGGGGATAGTATTTGTTATAACATGAATGGCAGCAAAAATGAGGTAAGATATAGGAATGGAAAGAAGTTTATATCCTTTGAAAATCGTGTTTTTGGAAAAACTTACGTAGATTATAATCCAAATAAATATCAATGTGAATAAATATTATTTACCTGAGCCGAATATAAGGTAGTAGTTACTTGTGGCATCATACCTATACCATAGATTATTATCCTGGTGGAGGCAATGTCGAAATGTACTCTGCAGAGTGCTAAAGATTATCATTATGCTTACCAAGGACAAGGAAAAAATGTATAAACAAATGAAGTGGCATTCTGGCTATGGGAAGGAAAAATTCTATCTAAAAGCGGTTATGGGATAATAGTTTATAAAAGAAACCTTAAATCAAATTTCAAAAAATGAAGCAGTACCTACTATTTACCAGCTTACTTATTTTTACAATGAGTATAGCCTCTGCCCAAGAGAAAGAAGTTGAATTCGGCCTTAAGGCCGGTTTAAATTATTCAAATTTTATCGATAATTATGATGATGATACCCCCGCGAATTACAAAGGCAAAGCCGGTTTTCTTGCAGGGGGATTTGTAAATTTCGGGTTGACAGAAAAAATCTTCATAAGGCCGGAAGTATTATTTTCTCAGCAGGGGAGTAAATATGAAATAAATCCTGATGGAATAAACGTCCACGATCCGAGTGATCCCTTCTATTTGGCAGATGACATTTCCGGAAAAATAAAAGAATCCCTAATCCTGATCCCGGTCATGGCCGGTATTTTTTTAATGGATAACCTGGACGTGGAAGTAGGACCCCAACTCGCATGGGTGGTAAACAGGGATGTCACATATAAAAACAATCCGTATGAAATATTTTTTATCAGGAATGACGATTCCGGGGATTTTGAGTTCGGTGTAAATGCGGGATTGGGATATCATTTTGGAGCGCATTATCGTATAGGGCTCCGGTATACTTACGGCATTACCGAAAGACAAAACCTGCACAGTTCTGTTTTTCAGCTGGGATTGCATTATAAATTATAAATGAAAATAAATGAAAAGATTTATGAAAAAAACAATTACCTCTTGTATACTGTTTTTGGTAATGTATAGTGTATCCTCACAAGAAACGCTACAATCCGTAACGGAGAACGGCAGTGTTACCGACCGTCGCGTAGGATTTTATGCGGGGGGATCGGTAGCCAACAACAATTTTATTGTAGACGGGCTTACTATGGGCTACAAAGACCCTTTAGTGATAAAAAGGAATATGGATTACCTGGGCCTGGCCCTGAATACTGCTGCCATAAGGTTCGATATAGACCATGATGCCCTGGATCAGGCACCTTCTTCTCTGATTTTCATGTATCCTGATTCCGGGATACCTTACCTCAGAAGAATAGGCAATGACCATACCATTTTTAAGATATGGAGTCCGAGGGATGCTGACAATGCCTATGAATCTACCCTGGCCCTGGTCAATGGCGACGGAGAAGAAGAAATTCTGGACCTGTATAACATGAGTTACCCGTCCAATCATTCTTTCGGCCTGCGGATGCAGAAACGGGGTACCGGGGCCTACAAGCCTTTTCACTTTGAATATAGCGACGGCAATGAGACCTACCCGGTATTTACTATGAAACCCGACAAGAGTTCTTATTTCTATGGAAATCTTTGTATAGGTACAGAGGATCACAAAGGATATCAGCTTGCTGTGGCAGGAGATATGGTTTCCGAATCCGTAACGGTAAAACTGAAAAATAACTGGCCGGATTATGTTTTTGAAGAAGACTACAAACTGCAGCCTTTGGAAGAACTTGAGCATTATATCAGGTCTAATAGAAAACTTCCTGAAATCCCTTCGGCCGAAGAAGTAGAGGAAAAAGGGGTGGATCTGGGTGAAATAAACCGGCGTTTATTAGAGAAAATAGAGGAACTAACCTTGTATGTTATCGATCAGAACAAGAGTATTAAACAGTTACAGGAAGAGGTGAAAATATTGAAGCAAGCTGCTGAGAAGAATAAAAATTACGGAAGATGAAAAATACGGTTAATAATGTGTTGCTGCTTATTTTTTTCGCTGCCTTGCTTTTTGCCCCGGAGGTCCGTTCCCAGGAAGCTAAAGGGGAAGGTGTTATTGGCAAAAACAGGTTGCGGGGATTAAATTTAAATGAGAAGCAAAGTTTTGCGGGTGTACGGCCTGCACAAAATAAAGAAAAAAAGAAAAGTAAGCGGGTTTCGCACAGAAAGACAGGAAACAACAAGGGAAATCGGATACAAACAGGAAATTATGTAGGTGTTGGAAAACCGAAGGATAAAGGCTCGGGTAATTTCCGTCAATCAAAAAGTGTGGAAAAGAAGATAAAGCATCAGTCTGCATCAAAGTCACCGGGTAAACCGGCCTTAAATTTAAACCAGGGCACTTATGTGGGGGTAAGACCCAAAAAGAAAAGCGATGAAAAGCAATAAACCGGGAATTTCAAGGGATCAATCAAAATTCCGTATCAAAAGCTGCGCCTGCAGGTATTCCTTCCCGGTGCGGAAATTTTTCTTTTTCTCCAGGTAAAGGTTAACCACCTCGCCATACCCCGTTTGCTGCTCCAGGCGGTACACAAAAGCCAGGATATCGTTAAAACCGCCTTCAACGGTAAGGTTGTAGGTATGTACCTGTAACCCGTCCTTTTCAAAAATATGGGGTTCGTTAAAGGCAATGACTTTTAAATCGAGTTCTTCGGCATTCCGGTTGACCGCTTTCAGCAGGTTATGCTGCATGGAAGTCCCCCCGATCCTGAATTTGCGGAGCAGGGAATCGTAATAGGCATTTTTTTCGTTCAGTACGGACAGTTGCCCGGGAATGTTGTTAAAAAGTGCTTCTTCGGCCTTTAATGTGTTATATTCCCTTTTGGTCCGGATGGTGTTGGAGATGGCCAGCACATAACACAGAATAAGTGCCAGGATAAATCCCGCTACGGCTGCGATATTTTTGTTTCTGGCTGTCATTGCTCCGTTTTTAGGGTTAACAGTATGGAAAAAGCCGAACCGGAAGATGCGGAACCGTATTCGAGTATGGAAACGCTTTCTGTCCATTTACAGGTTTCCAGGGCTTCTACCCATTCGGAGAAAAGCCGGCTGTCTGCAGACTCCCCGGAAACCATGATCCGGTCTTCTTCCAAAAGGATTTCCTGCCCTTCCTTGATCTGTTTTTGCAGCGGTTGATACAGGATTTCCCCGAGTAAAATGGAAGGGGGCAGTTTGGCTACGATACGATCGGTATAAAAGGAACTCCGGGAACCTGAAGTAGCCCGTATGTCGTTAATGATATTTTCTTTCCGGGCTACTTCTTCTTTGAGCTCCATAAAATTTTGTTTGTTGAGGCGGTTGACCTCCGAGGCTTGTTTCAGATCTTCGGTTTTTCCGAAATAATAATTAAATACCATAAAGTTCACCAGCAGCAAAACAAGCAAAAAGGCGAGCCCTCCTCTTACAAAAAGCCGGAAGAAACGCTTGTGATAAAATGCGTTGCGAAAAGAAGCATTTTTAGCCTCAAAGTTGGATGTGGCAGCGTTACTCCCGGTTATCTGCCCTAAAACCCCGGAGAATCCCGGAAGATGAATTCCCGGGATATCCAGGTCGTTGATGACATATGTTTTTTCCGGAAGGTTTTCTTCTTTACGGATATTTTCCAGGCTGTGGTCCCGGAATGAGATCACAGCGTTGGAAATCGCCATTTCCCCGTCTTCGGCAAAGCCGGAAAGGAGGTGCATTTGTAAGGCCCCGAGGGAAAACCCGGAAAGGTTTATTTTCTGGCTCGTAAGCTCCGAAAGCACATTATCTACATATGCTTTACGGCATATCGCGATAAAAATATGTGTTCCCGACCTGACCACTTCATAATAAAAGTCCTCCATTTTAAGATTGGGAAAAGCCTTGTTTACCATAGCGGTTTCATCCCCTTCCTCTGCTTTTTGTACCCTGGTAAGGACATGGCCGGTATTGATAATCAGAAAAACACTGCTGTACCCGGGAATTTTTTCCGTTAAAGCGTCCGGTGAGTCCAGCACCAGGTTTTCCGGAATACGGATTTCATCTTTATGCCTTCGGACAGAGGTAAGCAGCCACTTTGTTTTTCCGGAAACTTCCGTAAGCTCCAGGCCGTGGAAATTATGCCCTTCTTTAAGGTATGTGCCGATGTTTCTGATCATATTTTAATAGATGACCGTAGGTTTGATCAAAACCGTCAGTTTCCTTTTGGAATCTTCCCGTTTCCTGCTGCTGAACAGCCATTTGATAATAGGTATCCTGGATAAAAGAGGAACCCCGCTGCCCGTATCGTTCTTTGTTTTTTCTTCCAGTCCGCCCAAAACTACAAGATCCTGGTCCTGTACCCGGATAATGGAACTGAATTCTCTTGAAGTCAGCCCCGGAGGAGCATCCTCTTCAATGCGCTCACCGCTGAAATCGGACTGGATGACATTGATGTCCAGGGTGATCTGCCCGTCTCCCGAAACCAACGGCTTAATGCTCACGGCCAGTTCGGCGTCTATAGGCATGTAATTCCGGATTTCCGAAGACTGAGGGATTTGCGAACCGTAGTAGTTTTGATTGGTTACCACGTAATATGTAGTTTCACCGATGGATAAACGTGCCCTGTGCCCGTTTAATGTGGATAGCTTGGGGGTAGACCGGATTTTTACATTGCCGTTGGCTTCCATGGCCTTGATCGTAGCAAAAAATTCAGGGACTACCTTACCGATATTGAGCGAACCGAAACCGTCGAATCCACCGATCACCCGGTTTACGGTTTCCGCTCCCAGGGTAATGTCCGTATCGGGAAAAATCCCGCCTTGGGTTTTGACAGGTTCTTCTCCTATCCCCCAGCTGATACCGGTTTCCACGGTGGCCGACCTGCTGACTTCTAACAGCATAACTTCAATAAGAATTACCGGTACGGGTTTATCTATCCGTTTTATAAAAGATTTAAAACGGTTGATGTTTGCCGCCGGGCCGCTGACCAGGAAACTGTTAAGCTCAAAGTCGATTCTAATGTCAAGATCGGCTGTGATCTCATCGGGCAGAATGCTGACCAGAGCTTCTGCTTTGCTGTCGTGCGAACTGAAATTCTCGGAAGAAGTATTCAAAGAAGAAGAACGGTTGTAGCTGTTATTCCGGTTATTCAGGGAGGAAGAATTATTTCCGTAGAGATTTTGATTTTGTCCCAGGTAATTCACCCCTCCGGGAACAGTTCTGCCGGAGGTCCTTCCCGAACTGGCATTTCCCGAAGGGTCACCGAGCAGTTCCACGGACCGGTGCATTAGCTGAATGATCTCCATCTTCCGGACACTGAGCTGGTTGGCCTTCCCGAAAAAGTAAATATGATCTTCCTTTTTATAGGTAAAGTGCCCCCCGGAAGAGGATGGAGGTTGTGAAGGAATGTTGTTGTTATTGTTGGAATTTCTACCGGAATTTCCGTTTGCGGCAACCGTCTGACCATTCTCGAATATCTTTTCCAGGAGTTCGTCAAAAGAGATCTGTTTGGCTTTGAATGTTACGTTGCCCGCATTTTCCAGGGGAGAAGCGGTATAGATATCCAGTTTCAGATCATAACCGATCTCATTGATGATATTGGCAATGGGCGTATTGTTAAAATCCACTTTTAACATCATGGAAGTGGTGTCCAGTATTTCATAATAAAAATTTGCTCCCCTGGGGGCTCGCATGGGCCTGTTTTGCGGAGGAGGGACATTACCGGCCATATCCCCGTCGGGACCCTGTCGGGGATACCTCCTGTCAAAAAGGTAAAAACCGTCGCGCGATTTGGAGTACACCAGGTTGTTCGTGGTAGCCAGGTTTTCCATGGCCTTGTCAAATTCAACATCTTTCAGGTACATTCTGAGCGGAGTGTTTTCCAGTTCAGAACTGTAGAGCAGGTTGTGTCCGGATACGTCGATAATTTTCCGGAACACTTTGCCAAGGGGATCATTATCCAGGTCCATCGAGATGAGGTCATCCGCCGGGTTGTAGTCTACGTGAATTTCATTTTCTACGGGAGGTTCTTCGGGAGGAATGTATTTGTGAATGGACAGAATATTTCCTGTGAAGTCAATATCCAGTTCGTATTCCTTGCAGAGGAAGACTAAGAGATCGGCTACCGTAACATCCGAGAAATTGTTTACTATGGTGATGTTCTGCAATTCGGGAGATACGTTGATGTTGACTTTGTGCACCCTGGATACGGCCATAAGGAATCCGGACAGTGACACATTGTTGACATTGATATCTGTTTTAAAATTCTCGGTGAGTCCCGGACTGTCTACAGACAGTGCTTCCAGATGGTTACGGATACTCGCTATTCGCCCGGCGTCTTTATCCTGGGCGGTAAGCGAAATCCCGATACATAAAAATAAAAGCAGTGTAATTTTTTTTACCATAAAATATCATGTCAGTCCATAAGCAATGCATATACTTCTTCGACAGAGGTTGTTCCGTTCTGTACGAGTTGTACGGCATTGTTCTTTAAGGTGTTAATATTATTTTCCCTGAGGTAGGTTTCAATATCCAGTGTATTGTTTTTGATATGTTCGGCAAGAGCAGCCGTTACGGGAATAATCTCGTAAATAGCTTTTCTCCCGCTATACCCGGTATGGTAACAGGCATTGCATCCGACGGCTTTGAAATGTGTTTTTAACGTATCCGGTACCCGGAAGTTTTCCGGGAATATACTTTTGTCTACAACGGTCTCCGTTTTACAATGATCGCACAATTTACGCACCAGGCGCTGGGCAACACTGACATTCAGCGTACTGGCGATCAAAAAGGAAGGCACCCCCATATCCACCAGCCGCGAAACCGTTGCCCAGGCGGAATTGGTGTGTATGGTAGAAAGGACCAGATGGCCGGTTAACGCTGCCCGTATGGCCATATTGGCGGTTTTTACATCCCGTATTTCCCCTACCATGATTACATCGGGATCCTGCCGGAGAAAGGTTCGCATGGCCGAGGCAAAGTCAAGCCCTATTTTTTCTTTCAGTTGTACCTGGTTTACGCCTTCCAAAGTATACTCTATAGGATCTTCGATAGTGAGAATATTGGTTTTGGAATCGTTAATAAGTTTCAGCGTAGCGTACAGGGTAGTGGTTTTTCCCGAGCCCGTGGGTCCGGATATGAGGATGATACCATTGGGCTTTTTAATATTTTCCGTAAATATTTTTAATTCCCGCTCCGTGAATCCCAGCTCGCCCAGATCAAACCTGCTGGCATCTTTGCTGAGAATTCTAAGTACAATTTTTTCCCCGTGAAGCGTGGGCAGGGAAGATACCCGTATGTCAAATTCATCCGTGTCCGAACTCATCGTGATCCGACCGTCCTGAGGCAATCTTTTTTCACTGATGTCGAGATTGGCCCGGATCTTTATTTTGTTGATGATTACGGGGTATTCCTTTATGGGAATGTGAAATTGTTCTATGAGTTTGCCGTCGAGGCGGTAGCGGACCCTGCAACTTTCTTCATACGGTTCGAAGTGGATATCACTGCTTCCGATCTCCTTGGCCGTAATGAGTATTTTTTCGAGAAAATCGGGGGTGTAATGCAGGCTTCCCCCGGTTTTTTGCTGTGTCTTTCTGTAATTGGCCGTAAGGTACCTGTCTATCTGTTCGGCTGTTTCTTCCCGGAGTTCTACCTTGCAGCCGAGGATAACTTCCAGTTCCTCTCTAAGCCGGGATATATCAACTTCATCCGTTTTAAAGGCAATATGCCCGTTTTGCCTTTCCACAGGGACAATGCGGTAGTGAAAAGCCTGTTCGGCACTGATGAGTTGTTGTAACCCGGTTTCTATGTGATATGTTTTTATATCCATAAGTTCACACCAAATATAGAGAAGGGAAATTACAAAAAACAGAGACACTGAAAACTAATGCAAAAAAAAGGGACATATAGCCGGCCAGGGGGACGGTTTTCTGCAAATGTTTATTTGCGTTCACTCGCTCATCCGCCGGTGTATACATCCTGACAGGGACCTGTGCCTTTTGTTTAAAGAAGAGATGTAATACCAGGGAGAATAAAACCGAAAATACAAACAAAATGGCAAATGTAACGGTGGGAAACCCCAGGCTTACGGCGATAAAAAACCATAGATCCCCCATGCCAAAGCTGGTATTAAGAAAGCGTTTTTTTAGCTTAATGGTTGTATACAAGTAAAGTACAAGTAAAATGATAGCAACAAATGCCATGTTAATCCCGCAGGATATTAAAAATACATACCGGTCCGTATGCAGGAAGTGCAATGTACCGAACAGCAATGCCGCTGCCGGGAATAAAAACACGGAAACCATCCGCGACCTGTAATCCTGGTAAAAGATAACGGCAAGAGTGACAACAAGAAATATTTTGATAAAAAGCATTGTAAATATACTTTAAACGGAACGTAGTTCCGCATACATCTTTTTGGTCAGGAGATCCCTTTTTTCAAAGCCCCGGAAAGGGGGAAGTAGTGGCTTTGAAAATGAAATTCATGGATATACCTGCTGTATATAATTGTTTTTCAGTTTAATCCTGAAACCTAATCTTTGACGGTTTGTTTCGGGACACCGTTCTCATCGATCTCCCAAACATTAAAAACCCCGTTGCCGTTAAAATCCGTTACCGCTTCGGCCCTGGCTTTAAAGGCGGAGTTCGTGGCTTCTATGATCTCGTATTTGTAATTGGCAGTGCCATTGTTATTGACTGTTTTCGGCGGCTCAAAATCCAGTTCGTTAAAATCGGTGGTGAATTTGGAGTACATGTACCTGTAGGTGGTTTGCGCATTGTAGAGGGCTTTCAGCTGGGTTTGCGCTTCCACACTTTTGGCCTTGGTAATGAGTGGCATCAGGTTGGGCAGGGCTATAAGCAATAAAATACCGATAATAGCCAGAACGATCAGCATTTCCTGGAGATTAAAAGCAGGGATTTTTTTGGTTAGCCTGGATGTATGCATAACAACAAAAGTGTTTTGGGATAAAAATACTAAAATTTCGACAGCACTTCAGAGAGAAGGGGAAAAAATAAAAAAACAGTAGTCCGGATTTATAAATAGCACGTGTTTTTTGATGGGGTACAATAGCCTTCCCGGGATTCGGAAAAACTTTGAGGATGATGTAATTTTTAGTTTGATAAGGATTTGATATTAAGTGATTTATATTTTTATTGATGTAGTTTTTGTGCCCTGAATTCCTGCCTGAGATTTATAAATGGCAGGTATGGTTTTTTGCTATTGCTATTTTTTTACGCTATTATTGTGTGTAAAACATTCAGATAAAATCATAATTAGTTAACAAAAGAGTAATATGTTTTGGTTTTATT contains the following coding sequences:
- a CDS encoding DUF2380 domain-containing protein, with the protein product MSMPGRKLTDAAGYRYGYQGEFAETDAETGKPAFELRLYDPRINRWLSPDLYGQYYSPYLSMGNNWANEIDPDGGFSDCPDCPDPVTGGYTEGQSYLSSDGNSYLHLGDFGWASAPEVQVGPGAGFSLVGSGAPAYNFGDKIAPAIWELSGFDHLKAEIAENVNGYRTVSQFEGNYLINDAGRTFQFEPSSNIKGGAGAIELIAGGPTRAIQGINLLTKGSKALHKHHVLPQQFRKWFSSRGIKNIDDYAIEISQSTHLRGVHGRGFGKLPGRWNKEWKEFIKTNPNATPSEIFHKAEGMLKDFGLEHLPYIKY
- a CDS encoding porin family protein, with amino-acid sequence MKQYLLFTSLLIFTMSIASAQEKEVEFGLKAGLNYSNFIDNYDDDTPANYKGKAGFLAGGFVNFGLTEKIFIRPEVLFSQQGSKYEINPDGINVHDPSDPFYLADDISGKIKESLILIPVMAGIFLMDNLDVEVGPQLAWVVNRDVTYKNNPYEIFFIRNDDSGDFEFGVNAGLGYHFGAHYRIGLRYTYGITERQNLHSSVFQLGLHYKL
- a CDS encoding type II secretion system protein GspD, which codes for MVKKITLLLFLCIGISLTAQDKDAGRIASIRNHLEALSVDSPGLTENFKTDINVNNVSLSGFLMAVSRVHKVNINVSPELQNITIVNNFSDVTVADLLVFLCKEYELDIDFTGNILSIHKYIPPEEPPVENEIHVDYNPADDLISMDLDNDPLGKVFRKIIDVSGHNLLYSSELENTPLRMYLKDVEFDKAMENLATTNNLVYSKSRDGFYLFDRRYPRQGPDGDMAGNVPPPQNRPMRAPRGANFYYEILDTTSMMLKVDFNNTPIANIINEIGYDLKLDIYTASPLENAGNVTFKAKQISFDELLEKIFENGQTVAANGNSGRNSNNNNNIPSQPPSSSGGHFTYKKEDHIYFFGKANQLSVRKMEIIQLMHRSVELLGDPSGNASSGRTSGRTVPGGVNYLGQNQNLYGNNSSSLNNRNNSYNRSSSLNTSSENFSSHDSKAEALVSILPDEITADLDIRIDFELNSFLVSGPAANINRFKSFIKRIDKPVPVILIEVMLLEVSRSATVETGISWGIGEEPVKTQGGIFPDTDITLGAETVNRVIGGFDGFGSLNIGKVVPEFFATIKAMEANGNVKIRSTPKLSTLNGHRARLSIGETTYYVVTNQNYYGSQIPQSSEIRNYMPIDAELAVSIKPLVSGDGQITLDINVIQSDFSGERIEEDAPPGLTSREFSSIIRVQDQDLVVLGGLEEKTKNDTGSGVPLLSRIPIIKWLFSSRKREDSKRKLTVLIKPTVIY
- a CDS encoding GspE/PulE family protein is translated as MDIKTYHIETGLQQLISAEQAFHYRIVPVERQNGHIAFKTDEVDISRLREELEVILGCKVELREETAEQIDRYLTANYRKTQQKTGGSLHYTPDFLEKILITAKEIGSSDIHFEPYEESCRVRYRLDGKLIEQFHIPIKEYPVIINKIKIRANLDISEKRLPQDGRITMSSDTDEFDIRVSSLPTLHGEKIVLRILSKDASRFDLGELGFTERELKIFTENIKKPNGIILISGPTGSGKTTTLYATLKLINDSKTNILTIEDPIEYTLEGVNQVQLKEKIGLDFASAMRTFLRQDPDVIMVGEIRDVKTANMAIRAALTGHLVLSTIHTNSAWATVSRLVDMGVPSFLIASTLNVSVAQRLVRKLCDHCKTETVVDKSIFPENFRVPDTLKTHFKAVGCNACYHTGYSGRKAIYEIIPVTAALAEHIKNNTLDIETYLRENNINTLKNNAVQLVQNGTTSVEEVYALLMD
- a CDS encoding type IV pilin-like G/H family protein, producing MHTSRLTKKIPAFNLQEMLIVLAIIGILLLIALPNLMPLITKAKSVEAQTQLKALYNAQTTYRYMYSKFTTDFNELDFEPPKTVNNNGTANYKYEIIEATNSAFKARAEAVTDFNGNGVFNVWEIDENGVPKQTVKD